TGATACATGGCGACAATGTCGTTGAAGTAGCGCTGATAGGTTTGGATGTTTTTCAAAATCTGATCCCGACTCATTGGGTCCTGCTTGCCCACCTCCAAGATATGCGCTGAAAGAGTTGTGATCCCGGCATTGAATTTTTTTTGATACTTCAAATCATGTCTCAAAAAGAAGTCCTTTTCGTGCCGACGAAGCATCAGCATCAGTGCTTTGTCGTACTCAAAATCCGCATCCTCCACATCATGAATTGCCTGCCGGAGTTGTCCCTCCAGCCCATGGTCTTTGAATCCTCGCTCGTACATTTGCTTGGCCAACTGAGCGAGGGTTGCCTGATACGCTCGTAGCGACCCAGCAATCGAATCCTGCTTCTCTACAGGAAATATCTGCTGTGCTCTGAGGCGGCTATTGATCGACAGGAGGCTATCGATAATCTGACGATTGCGATCGAGATATTCGCTACGCCCAGAGGTCAAAAAATCGGGATTCCGAAAATCTCGTGTGAGAAATTCATGTTCGTACTGCCTAGCCTGGAGCAATCCCAAATGGATCTCTTGGAGACTATCTTTGAGGCCTTCGTATTTGTTGATGTTTTGAATGGCGAAATAAGTCCATACGCCAAAAATAAGGGTCAACACATAGGAAATAATAAACTTCCCTGAGAGTCCTTTGAAAAGTTCCATAGCTGTCTGTAGTATGAGGTATTCTAGTCTTAGGCACAAGATTAGATTGAAAACGCCACACGAGTAATGAGGAGCATGTTAAGTTTCTATGAACAAACCTAAACCACCACGTACACCAGTCAGAACAAAGAAATCTGATGCAATAGGCTCCCTTCCAGTTCCAATAGGCGCTTTTTGGCTGGCAAGCCACCGGCATAGCCCGTCAAAGACCCGTCGCTACCTATGATGCGATGACAAGGCACAACGATCGATAGGGCATTGGCCCCATTGGCAGATGCCACAGCACGAATGGCTCCTTCGTTGTTGAGACTCTGTGCCAAAGCCAAGTAACTTTTGGTCTGACCATAAGGCACTTGCATCAAATGCCCCCATACCTCCTTTTGAAAATCAGACCCCACTAAACGTAGGGACAAGTCAAATTCCCGCCGTTCTCCTACAAAATACTCCTGAAGTTGCTGGATACAAGCTTGGACAGTTGTACTGTCCTTCTCCACCATCACGGCATCAAGAGCAGACCATATCCTCTTGTCTACCGCTTCGCGCTGCTTGCGGTAGCGCCAGTCACAGAGACATATCTCTCCACCGTATGAGCCGATGATGAGTTCTCCCACGGGACTTTTGTAGTACTGGTAGTCGATGGTATCTGCCATGAACCTACAAGGTCTCTTTGATCCAATCCTCTGGCACCTGCTTGATGGCTTGAGTCAATTGCTCCCCCCAAAACTCCGACACGGCATGCATGTCTGTGAGTTCGTAGCGATGATGCTTGATGTCGAAACTGTCGTGCTCGTACTTGAGCACGTCGATCGGAAAATCCACGTCATTGGCACTCACGCGGGTAGAATCAAACGACAAGAAGCCTGTCTTCAAGGCAAACTGCAGGGTAGAATCCTTGGTCAACGTCCGACTCAAAATCGGCTTGCCATAGCCCGAGTTGCCAATGATGATGAAGGGCGAACCCTCACCCACTTCGATCCAATTGCCCTCCGGGTAAATCAAAAACAACCTGTGCTCCGAATCACCAGACAACTGACCTCCTATGATAGCATGCAGATTGAACTGCAACCCCGAATCCATGAGTGACTTTTTGTCCTCCTTTGCGACTTTTTTGATTTGATTGCCCAGTGCATTGGCGACCTCATACATTTTCTTGAAATCATTCTTTTCCCCTTCGATCACCTCTCTGAAATACACGAGTGCTTTGTCCCGCACAGAACGCAAACCAGAAGTCATCACGAAAAGTGCTTGTTTGTCTTTGCAATAGCTGTAGTACTTCTTACCAATGGTCGTCTCTGACCCTGAGGTCAATCGGGTATCCGAGATAGCCAGCAGTCCTTGTTTGACTTTGATTCCTAAGCAGTAGGTCATGTGCGTTTACTGTTGTTGGGTTACTTGTACGGTATAGGAGGTAAAATTATCACCTTGAGTGCTCAAAACCCCACGAATCGGTGAACAATCTTCATAATCCACCCCGTGACACACTTTGATATAATGGCTATCTCTCAACAGGTTGTTTGTAGGGTCATAACCCTGCCAACCAACCCCTGGGATCAATGCCTCTACCCAAGCGTGCATCATAGCGCTCCCGATGTGTCCCTCCCCTTGGTTGAGATATCCTGACACATAGCGCGCCGGAATGCCATTGGCCCGACAGGTCGCGATGAAAAGCTGTGCGAAATCTTGGCATACACCTGCCCGAGTCTCCAGCGTAGAACTCGGTGTGCTCAATAGGCTATTCACTCCCTCATAAAAGCTAAAGTTTTCAAAAATATATCGATTGATTTGATTCAAAAAATCACTACAGCTCTGACCTGAAGCCTGATGCATCAATACGGGTAATTGCTCACGAATGATAGATGTCGTCCGTGTAGGCGCCAAAAAAGCATGATGATCTATCTTAAACCCTATGGAGTTCAAAAGCTCATTTTCTTGAACATTGGGCTCCTCCGCCTGCTCATAGGGATTGATCTCTGCCACTTCCACTTGGCAATCTACCTGCAGCGAAAGTGCCGTAAACTCACCACTCGCACGAATCATCAACTGGTCAAACCCGTGCAAATTAGGTTGCAAGTAATGCCCTTCTCCAATGTTGTTTTGAACGGTGAACGACACGAATGATTGGTATTCGTCTGCTGCTGGCAACACGAGCAACGCAAACAACGCTTCGTTGACAGGGTACTCATACGAATTCTGAGTTTGATAACTGACCTGATACGTCGGCATATTTAGTAATTCAAGTATTCTTTGCTCAGCAAATTATTCAATTGGTTCAAGTAAGTCAGCGTATCTCCCAAAAATGCCAATGGGTCGTCTTCTATCTCTTCTACCGTACAGTATTTCAGAAATTCACTCTTACGCCCTATACTCCATTCGATGCTATTTTTCTCGGTGTTTTTTCTCACCCCTACCTGCAGCAGGTATTGCTGCAACTCACTGATATTGTATGCAATGGATCGTGGAAAACGCTCATTGAGCACCATAAATTCCAGTACCTGCTTCTCCTGCGGCAAAATCGAGTATTCGCGATGATACATATCCAAACCCTCCGCCGATTTGAGCAAAGACCCCAATTGAAAACTTGCCACAGAGTGGTTTTCTTTACTCTCTTCCAACTCATTGATGTCGTTGAACTTGCTGATTAGTATCCGAGTCACCTGTATTGCACGCTCGAGGTGCAGTCCCATCTTGATGAAAGCCCACACTTCATCATGGAGCATAGTCGACTCGACACGGTACTTGATGATTGCACAGTTCTCTATTGTAGTATTCGTAAAATCGTACAACCCCTTTGTTTTGTAAAAGTCCTCAGGGTAATCATGGATAAATCGATAAAATTTATTCATCGCATTCCACACATCCGTGGATATCAAATCACGGGCTCCACGAGCGTTCTCTCTGGCAAAATGCATACATGACTTGATCGATGCGCTATTGCCCTCATCCATCGCAACCGCCACCAAAATATCCTCCTCAAACGCATACTCGCTAGATTCGTCCAGCCCCACCATATTGATGATGCTTTTCAAGGCCAACTCTCGTTGCAAATCAGAAGTGGTATCCAATGCCGAAAAATATTGCACATTGAGATAGCGACTCAGATGCTCAGAGCGCTCTATATACCTACCAAACCAATACAAATTATCCGCTACTCTCGCCAACATATTCTCTTAGATTTTGACCTGAAACGAGTGTCTCAGGAGTTACACTTTATTGATTGAATCACGACTATCTGGAGCATCTGACCCCTGTGATCACTCCAGTCGGTGGTCACACATCAGCTACCCATGTATCCTTGGCTCCTCCACCTTGCGACGAATTGACAATCAGACTACCTCTCTTGAGTGCTACGCGTGTCAGCCCCCCTTTGAGCACAAACTCATAGTCCTTGCCTAGCAAGGTAAAAGCTCGTAAGTCCACGTGCCGGGGCTCGAACTGATTGGTCTCATCGATGTAGGTAGAGTGTGACGATAGACTCATGATAGGCTGAGCAACATACTCCCGAGGATCATCCTTGATCTTGGCCCGCATCTCCTCGCACTCGGCCTTGGTCGCAGCACTCCCTACGAATATCCCATAGCCTCCACTCTGGTCGACAGGCTTCACGACGAGTTCTTCGATGTGCTGCAGTACATGATCCATCTCCACAGGGTTTTCACACTGATAGGTGTGTACATTTTGCAGGATTGGATCTTGATCCAAATAATACTTAACAATTTGTGGCATATAGGAATAGACCGCTTTGTCATCCGATGCACCTGTACCAGGGGCATTGATCAGACTGACATTGCCTTGGCGGTAGACATCCATCAACCCAGGCACTCCGAGCATAGAATCCGGATTGAACACCAACGGATCCAAAAATTCGTCATCAATGCGCCGATAGAGCACATCCAATTTCTTTCGCCCATAGATCGTCTTCATATAGAGAAATCCATGATCCACAAACAAATCCCGACCTTCGACCAACTCCATTCCCATGCTCTGAGCCAGAAAACTATGCTCATAGTACGCCGAATTGTAAATCCCTGGAGTGAGCACCGCACACCGTGCAGCATCTACGCCTTCAGGTGCTACCGAATGCATACAAGTTGCTAAGGCGGCTGGATAGTCAAATACCGTCCCGACCTTCAATTGCTTGAAAAGTACTGAAAGTGACTTTTTCAGAGCATCTCGATTGCTCAGCACATAACTCACCCCAGACGGACAACGCACATTGTCTTCCAACACATAAAAATTATCATCACTATGCTTGATCAGATCGGTCCCAGAGATATGATTGTACACCCCTCCTGGAGGCTCAAAGCCCACCATGTATTTGTTGTAATTGACCGAAGAAAATATCAATTCTGCAGGAACGACTTTATCCTTGAGTATTTTCTTTTCGTTGTAAATGTCTTTGAGAAATAAATTGATGGCAACATTTCGTTGGATCAAGCCCTCTTCCAATCGTGCCCATTCGGTACTCGTGATGATACGTGGCATCAAATCGAACGGAAAGATCCTCTCCGTTCCTTTCGGGTTATCCGCATAAGTAGCAAAGGTGATCCCTTGCAGCAAAAAGGATAATTTGGTCGCTTCATTGACTCGCTTAAAATCCTCGGCACCATATCTATTGAAATGATCGAAAACTCGCTCGTAAGGTTTCTTGATTACTCCACCATGATCAAACACCTCATCCAAGAGTCGATCGTTGACCGCATACGATTCTAATATTTTCCCATTCATGTCTGTCGGTTTTTTTCTACTACCACACCCATCAGGGTGTCAGACAAAAATAGGATTCATGACAATCAATTATTATGACATATGACGCGGGTCATTCACTCTTTAGTCATGTCATAAACTGCAATACAGCATACCTGTCATCAAGCAGGGAGCTTTGTCTACCTTACCGGTTCGTTACAAAATAGCTCTCTGACCCGCCAAATTTCGTATTGTAATAATCAAAGGCCTTAGTCAAATCCGAACGGTTCTTCAAATCAATCCCTTTCTCCTTGATAAAATCTGACATTTCATTTTCGTGATGCTCTGCAAATAATCCCATAAACTCCTTTTTGCTTTGCGCCAAGGAGTGAATCACTCCGTCCATCAATACATAGTATGGGGCATACTCCAACTCGTCGTACTTGCTAAACTTGAGTCCTTCTCGGTAGAGCAACACAATCTTGCCATCCGATAGTACCTCAAAGAAAAAATTTTGCTCATTCATGCCAAACGTTCCCGAGACATACTTTTCAGTCATACCAGTCTCAGGATTGATCACAGCGACCTTTGTTACTTTATCTGCCGTCCAGTTGTAGATATGTCGGCCCGTCCGAATCATCAAATCATTTCCATCCACATTGATCGTGACATCTCCATAAATCACCTCATCGGGCGTCACAATGAACCCCGATTCATTGTGAGGGTCCCCCTGAGCACAAATCCCGATGGACAACAACAACGCACAAGCACTACAAACTATTTTTCTCTTCATGGCAGCTGATTCAATCTGATTCACATCAGACGTGTTTTTGAATGTAGAAGATCAATCACTCGCAGAGCATATTGATTCTTTATTCTACCCACAAAGCAAACATTCTTGACTCATTCGGCAAGCCCCAATCCAGGACCTTAATCAAAGCATAACTTCTGCCAACAATTCTTGAGAATAAAAGCACAAAAGAATAACTATCCCTTAATACATCAACCGATACGTTGGCCATTGCTCACTGACCTCTCAGGCTGAACAATCGTGACACTCCCTTCTTCTCCTATTGCGCCGAGCAGGAGACACTCACTCATCATGTTGGCGATCTGCTTGGGAGGGAAATTGACCACTGCCAACACCTGTCTGCCTATCAAATCCTCTGGTGCATACAGCTTAGTCACTTGGGCAGAGGTCTTGCGCTGACCGAGTTCTCCAAAATCAAGCACCAATTGATAGGCAGGGTTCCTCGCTTCTTCAAATACACGAGCCTTCAGTACCGTCCCCACTCTGATGTCCACTTTTTGAAACTCAGACCATGTTATATGATTTTCCATAGCCCAAAACTAAACCACTCTCCACTAAGACCAAAGGAGCATAAAACATACTCTACTAGGCCTGCAAATCAAAAACTAAACCTTCCTAAAAGGAATCGTCATGGCGCTATTCAAAGTCACGTTAGTGCTCTGTTTCATTCCCTATTGAAACCAGCCAAAAAAACTCTAAACATCCCAAACCAATTTTCAACAATCGAGTATCCATATGTAGTATATTTACTATTTATCAATCAATACTACATCATGTCAACAATTACATTAAAAGGAAACGAAATCCATACCTCAAGTGAATTGCCCACAGTAGGCAGTCAAGCTCCAGATTTCAACTTGGTCAAAAGTGACCTCTCTGGCGTCAGTTTGGCAGAGTTTGCAGGGTCCAAATTGATCCTCAACATCTTCCCGAGCGTGGATACTGGCACATGCGCAGCTTCTGTTCGCAAGTTCAATCAGGAGGCTTCCAAACTCGACAACACCAAAGTCCTTTGCGTCTCTAGAGATCTACCATTTGCCCTGGGACGCTTTTGTGGTGCTGAAGGCATAGAAAACGTCACCACTGCTTCGGACTTTGTCGACGGTAGCTTTGGCCAAAACTATGGACTAGACATCATCGATGGTCCTTTGAGAGGTCTACATTCGCGGTGCATCATCGTACTGGATGAGAAAGGCACAGTACTCTACACCGAGCAAGTCGCTGAAACTGTAGACGAGCCAAACTATGACGCAGCTATGGCTGCATTGGCTTAAAAAACTATAGCCAATATCTCTTAACATTAGACTTTGAGAAATCAAAAAAAGTATTAGTTTGCCAATCGAAACCTCTACCATTCATTTGTTTAAGGTTTCGATTGTAATGTAGAAGATACATTGAACATGAATGTGTTCTCGCGAGATCTTTACCACTTGCAACCAGCTGCATTTATTTAGAGGAAAGAAAGTGAGCGTGGGTTAGTCCTCACAGACGATTAATTCATACTCATTTCCTCTATATGCTTCCGAGCGGATCTTATTGCCGGCATAATCATAATACACAACTACATAATAGTCCGCTTCCGCAAAACGCTTTTCGGCAAAATAGATGTTTTTCTCAGCACTCCCTAGGTTGTATATGTCATTGAACACAGGTGGAATCACCAAGCCCAAGGTACTGTGATACACCCCGTACAGATTATCTACACGGATTTCGATGGTTTGACCTCCTGCTACCTTACTCAAAAAATCGTATCCATCGATGCGATCTATATGTACCAACTCATCATAGACATTGCGAACAAGCCATCTTCCCTCCTCCTGGGCGAGAAAGGCACTGTCCGTCCAATACACAATCTGGTCATAGCGCCCCTCCACCAAGGTATGGTTGTGATCATCTAGGATTCCATATCCCCCCTCTGTTTTGACCACATACAGAGCGTCGCTGTAGACTCTGATCTTCTCCTCATACTCTAGATTGAGCAAGATACGCTCCGTAAAATTGTATGCTCCAAACTTGCCACGGTACAACACATCTGCAACACCATCTTTGGCCTCCATGATCGCATCATAGCGCACACGCATGATTGGTCGCCCTTTTTCGTCCACTGCACCGTATTGTCCATCACGCTTGACCGAAAACACCGAGTCTGCAATAAACCCCAATTCGTCATAGCTCTCCGCAAACAACAACTCCCCGTCACCATAGAGGTATTGCTTCCCATTGCGCTTGATCACCAGATAATGTACCCCCAAGCGGCGACTCGAACTCAAAGCTTGGATGTATTCACCCTCTTGTACATCGATCACCTTTTTGTTAGGAAAAATCGCCATCCCCTGATTGTCTCGAAATACAATGACCATGTCTTCTCCTATCAACTTCACTGAATCCACATTGAGTATGGGTTCGTCATGGATGTTTTTGTTGTACACTGCCCACTTTTCAGCTTGTCTGAGCCCTAGCCATTCGTAGTTCTGCAACACATCATCGTAGACCGCCTCTGTCAGCTGATCATCTTGCTGATCGTAGATATAGTAGCCCTGAGCCGTCCGAAACGTCCAAGTCTCATAGACAGTATTGATACTCACGCTGGAGTCTGGACTCAGTACTCGCAAATGCTCGTCTAGAAGTGTCTCATAATCTGACGTATACCCAACAATGTGCTTGTCATTGATTAGTTCCACTTCTTCGTACTTCAAATCAATCTTCTTTTCATTGGTCAAAATTTGGTGAAGATTGGTTACACCAAAAACCCCATCTTGTTCGACCACCCAAAACGGTCCTTCCATGTAAATATCATCATATGCTGGATCCAAGTATATTTCCCCTGTGATACTGACCAGACCCATTTTACCATTTTCTCTAAACGCCACCAACTGCTGATTGAGCACAGTGACCTCCTCGTATCGATTTGGTAAAATCACGTCACCCGTTTTGTATATCGCTCCCTTCATTCCGTTTTCGCTGATACACAGTACACCGGAGCCTAGGTCCTTGTACGAATCGATAAACCCCTGATAGATCACCGTCCCTTCACGGTTGATCAACGAGAACACATTGTTTTGCTTCACTTCCAAAATCTGCTCGGTGACATTGCCACAGAGGTAGTCCAAACTAATGTCCTCATAAGGCCCTCCCAAAAATTCATTCCCATCCACGTCATAAAAAGCATACTCCCCCTCAAAATAAAACGGATAGAGTACCTGTTGATTGAGAAGTTCTAAGCGTGCAACCGAATCCATAAACTGCTGGTACACTTGCTGATTGAAAGGTTTGAGTTTGGAAGCATCCAACCCCACCGTATGATACAGTAAGCCTAAGGCTCGACGTGTCAATTTGTTATTGTGGTAGGAATTAATAAATTCCAATATCTGACCCTCTTCCAGTCCTGCAACTCTCTTGTCATATATCTTTTGTTCGACCACAGAGCGATAGGGAGTATTGGGAAACTCAATCAAAAAATCTTCCAGCTCAGCCAAAGCATTGGATCTGGTTTTGGCCTCATAGGCCAAAGTTTCGAACCGACGCTTGGCGATGAGGTACTGTGCTGCATCAGGGTATTGCTTGATGAAATCTTCATAAGCTTGCCAATCCCCTTGTCTCTCCGCTGCTGCAAAAGCCAGCTCGTCGCGCCGGGTCTTTGCCTCAGGCACTTCTACCGCATCCGAATAGTGTGAAATAAAGAAAGCATATGCCGTCAACTCATCCCTCTCACGTGCACGACCATATGCCACACTATCGATCCTTGTCTTGGCCCCATCAAAATCATCTGGCGTCAAATCCGCCTTGTCTATCTCATCACTGTGATCTTCGGTACGGTCAGGAAGCAAATCTATGGCATGCAAAATATAATCATGGGCTACATCCACGTCGCGGTTGTCATAAGCCTCCGCGACATACAGCTGTGCGTATGCATAAAAAACCAGCGGGTTCAATGTATCCTTTTCGTACGATCGTTCTAGGTATGCTTCTGCCTTCTCAAACTCTTCCTTTTCGATTGCCCGCAAGGCCTGTTTGGATCGATCTGCCCAAAGCAACTGCGCACAAAACATCAGCACCCACAGGACTGCATTGGTTTTCATCAAGAATTTTCGTCTGGTCATTATGCGAAAATAATCATTTCGGAGGAACCCAATTCATGCCCAAGACAAATCAAAGGGAAATGAACACATGAAGACACCACCTCCCATACACGAATACGGTCTCCCCATAGGATATACCAATAGTCCACCTATTTTTGTCCAAAGACACCACTCTATATGGACATACAACAACTCAACAAAGAACTCGGGAACATTGACCTCTACCTTTTGGACCATTTACTCAAAGGACATGTATTACCTGATGCCAACATCCTAGATGCAGGATGCGGTGAAGGTCGAAACTTGATCTACTTCCTCAACAACAGGTATCAAGTCTATGGCATAGACCAAAACCCTGACGCTATCCGCATGCTCCAATTCATCGTAGGAGCCAACTACGCACCCTACGACAAGGAAAGGTTCACTACGGGCGATATAGCAGATATGCCCTACGCAGACCAAAGTTTCGAACTAGTGATCTCCAGTGCAGTACTGCATTTCTGCCCAAGCGACGAGGTATTTTGGTCAGCCATCCAAGAAATGACCCGTGTACTCAAGCCAGGAGGCACGCTCTTCATCCGGATGACTTCCGACGTAGGACTCAACTTAGAACCGAGTGCGTCAGCACAACACCTCCTACCGGACGGCAGCCTACGCTACTTGATCGACTCCTCCAAAATCGAACATCTTACAAGTAGATTTGGCTATGAACACATAGAGCCTATCAAAACTGTCGTGGTAGATCAAATGCGAAGTATGGCAACCCTTGTCCTAAGAAAAAACTAAATCGATCTGCACGCTTGGCATCAATAATTTGTAATATTACTATCCTATCCACCGCTGAATCTTATGGGTATTCCATAATTTTGATGGGCTAATAGATAGATATGCTTCGGACAATTCTTTTTTCAATACTCCTACTCACTTCACTGACAGGGAAATCGCAGAATTTCTTCGATTGGCAGTACCATGATCGGTATTTCTCTGTGTTTGCAGGGACAGGGTGGACGGGCTATGTGGGAGACTTGACCAATGGTAAACCCTTCACTTCGGGACTCTCGCACTTCAACATCGGAGCAGAGGCCCGACTCTACTCTAGAATCGCCGCACGCGTACAATACACGGTATACAAACTTGAAGGCAGTGACAAAAATGCGGCAGACAGTTCCTACAACAGGCAACGCAACCTCTCCTTTCACTCAGTCAATCACGAGTGGCAAGCACAGATGGTCTACTACCTGTTCAAATACAACAAAAAATACTACAAGAGAAGACCCTACGAGCCCTATGTTGCCATTGGTGTAGGCCAAACCTTCTTCAACCCAAAAGCAGATCTGTACGATACACAAGCTGACAAAATCAAAACCTACCCTCTACGAGACTACCGTACCGAAACAGACTCTTACGGCAAGGCGGCTTGGATCATCCCTGTCGATTTGGGTGTCAAACTCGCCATCAATGAATTCATGAATCTGGGAGTAGATGCGGGCTACCGTTTTGCCTTTACGGGCTATCTCGACGATGTACACGGCGACTATGCCGACCCCAATGGTGACGGTACAGGCTACCCAGATGGCACCATCTCTTCTTCACTCAGCAATCGCAAATTTGAGAGTGACGTATACATCATCAACCAAGAAGCGTTTGACGAATTGATCCCAGGAGCACAACGGGGCAATGGTAAGTTTGACTCTTACTTTATGCTCAATTTCAACTTGGAAATCTATCTACCCAAAGACGTCTTTCGTTCCAAGAAAGGAAGAGGTCGAAAGGGCAAGATACTAGGCAAACCAGGAGCATATGACTGATCTTAAACGTATATTTTTACTCGTCCTATGGACTAGCGCTTGTAGCACAGCCCTTCTTGCTCAAAACAAAATCCAAATCGCCAAAGTCAAATACAACGGAGGCGGGGACTGGTACGGCAACAAAACCGCCCTACCCAATCTGGCAGTATTCTGCAACCAACAGCTCCACACCAACCTCGATACCGAGGATGAAGTTGTAGAAATCGGCAGCCCAGACCTCTTTCTCTATCCCTACACCTACCTGACCGGTCACGGCAACATTGTACTCTCACCCCATGAGGCAGAAAACCTTAGAAACTACTTGATCTCTGGGGGATTCTTGCATATCGACGACAATTATGGATTGGACCCATTTATTCGTTTGGAAATGAAAAAGGTATTTCCAGGATTGGAATTCGTGGAGCTCCCTCCGGACCACCCGATCTACCAACAAAAATTCAAATTCCCGAATGGGCTACCCAAAATCCACGAACACGACGGCAAGCCAGCACAGGGCTTTGGAATCATCCATGAAGGTCGGCTGGTATGCTTCTACTCCTATGAATCGGATCTAGGCAACGGCTGGGAAGACCAATCCATTTACAACGATCCCGAAAGCGTACGACTCAAAGCTCTTCAAATGGGGGCCAACATCATCAGCTATGCATTCATGCAGTAGCTAGCGGTTCTGGGCCTTGATCCCAAACATGAAGTGACATTTTTCTCCCTGAGACAATACCACCAACCCTTCTCCTGTATTGAAAGCATTGGGTGGACATGACACAGGCTCCACAGCCAATTGATGACGGGTATCAGGAGAATAGATTTGGCAGTAACCATAGCTTTTGTCTTGCCATAGCTGCAGTTCCAAAGCATTGGAAGTATCATACATCGACACCACAAATGGCCCTGCTCCTCCATCCACTACAGCAAAACAATCGTCCAAGGCACAACTCCCCATACTACTCGCGACCTCAAAACCATGAGTGTCAGACACAGCATTGCCTACCAATGAAGAAATGCGCTTAGCCGCTCCTATCTGCAATTCTACCTGGGATAGCCCTTGATCAAATTGAAAATAGGGATGCCACCCATCTCCAATAGGCAGAGTAGAGTATCCTGTATTTTCAACTTGAGTACCGAAAGACACTCCGTCCTCTCCGTACACTACCTCTATCATCACGCGATAAGCAAACGGGTAACCTGTTTCTGTCCCGAGATAGTCATAACCCAAAACAAGTTTGCATTCGGTATCCCCGTCTATGG
The DNA window shown above is from Reichenbachiella sp. 5M10 and carries:
- a CDS encoding peptidase gives rise to the protein MTYCLGIKVKQGLLAISDTRLTSGSETTIGKKYYSYCKDKQALFVMTSGLRSVRDKALVYFREVIEGEKNDFKKMYEVANALGNQIKKVAKEDKKSLMDSGLQFNLHAIIGGQLSGDSEHRLFLIYPEGNWIEVGEGSPFIIIGNSGYGKPILSRTLTKDSTLQFALKTGFLSFDSTRVSANDVDFPIDVLKYEHDSFDIKHHRYELTDMHAVSEFWGEQLTQAIKQVPEDWIKETL
- a CDS encoding circularly permuted type 2 ATP-grasp protein, whose product is MNGKILESYAVNDRLLDEVFDHGGVIKKPYERVFDHFNRYGAEDFKRVNEATKLSFLLQGITFATYADNPKGTERIFPFDLMPRIITSTEWARLEEGLIQRNVAINLFLKDIYNEKKILKDKVVPAELIFSSVNYNKYMVGFEPPGGVYNHISGTDLIKHSDDNFYVLEDNVRCPSGVSYVLSNRDALKKSLSVLFKQLKVGTVFDYPAALATCMHSVAPEGVDAARCAVLTPGIYNSAYYEHSFLAQSMGMELVEGRDLFVDHGFLYMKTIYGRKKLDVLYRRIDDEFLDPLVFNPDSMLGVPGLMDVYRQGNVSLINAPGTGASDDKAVYSYMPQIVKYYLDQDPILQNVHTYQCENPVEMDHVLQHIEELVVKPVDQSGGYGIFVGSAATKAECEEMRAKIKDDPREYVAQPIMSLSSHSTYIDETNQFEPRHVDLRAFTLLGKDYEFVLKGGLTRVALKRGSLIVNSSQGGGAKDTWVADV
- a CDS encoding transglutaminase family protein — encoded protein: MPTYQVSYQTQNSYEYPVNEALFALLVLPAADEYQSFVSFTVQNNIGEGHYLQPNLHGFDQLMIRASGEFTALSLQVDCQVEVAEINPYEQAEEPNVQENELLNSIGFKIDHHAFLAPTRTTSIIREQLPVLMHQASGQSCSDFLNQINRYIFENFSFYEGVNSLLSTPSSTLETRAGVCQDFAQLFIATCRANGIPARYVSGYLNQGEGHIGSAMMHAWVEALIPGVGWQGYDPTNNLLRDSHYIKVCHGVDYEDCSPIRGVLSTQGDNFTSYTVQVTQQQ
- a CDS encoding alpha-E domain-containing protein, which gives rise to MLARVADNLYWFGRYIERSEHLSRYLNVQYFSALDTTSDLQRELALKSIINMVGLDESSEYAFEEDILVAVAMDEGNSASIKSCMHFARENARGARDLISTDVWNAMNKFYRFIHDYPEDFYKTKGLYDFTNTTIENCAIIKYRVESTMLHDEVWAFIKMGLHLERAIQVTRILISKFNDINELEESKENHSVASFQLGSLLKSAEGLDMYHREYSILPQEKQVLEFMVLNERFPRSIAYNISELQQYLLQVGVRKNTEKNSIEWSIGRKSEFLKYCTVEEIEDDPLAFLGDTLTYLNQLNNLLSKEYLNY
- the tpx gene encoding thiol peroxidase codes for the protein MSTITLKGNEIHTSSELPTVGSQAPDFNLVKSDLSGVSLAEFAGSKLILNIFPSVDTGTCAASVRKFNQEASKLDNTKVLCVSRDLPFALGRFCGAEGIENVTTASDFVDGSFGQNYGLDIIDGPLRGLHSRCIIVLDEKGTVLYTEQVAETVDEPNYDAAMAALA
- a CDS encoding methylated-DNA--[protein]-cysteine S-methyltransferase — translated: MADTIDYQYYKSPVGELIIGSYGGEICLCDWRYRKQREAVDKRIWSALDAVMVEKDSTTVQACIQQLQEYFVGERREFDLSLRLVGSDFQKEVWGHLMQVPYGQTKSYLALAQSLNNEGAIRAVASANGANALSIVVPCHRIIGSDGSLTGYAGGLPAKKRLLELEGSLLHQISLF
- a CDS encoding tRNA-binding protein: MENHITWSEFQKVDIRVGTVLKARVFEEARNPAYQLVLDFGELGQRKTSAQVTKLYAPEDLIGRQVLAVVNFPPKQIANMMSECLLLGAIGEEGSVTIVQPERSVSNGQRIG